In Garra rufa chromosome 14, GarRuf1.0, whole genome shotgun sequence, the genomic stretch TTAGTGTCaataaacaagtatatgttcagccaattgtcagcctcttacatGTGTGCTTCTTATAAACAATTTAGATATGCATATTATCAACATTTTCATTGACTGACTAGAAcaatcatggctgatagtaagacatgcaaacataaaagaaaacacaACTGGACTCAAGAACATCTTACCCAAcatgttaatgaaaacaagggtGAAATCAATGGAAAATTTGGAGTatggataacctccaaaaccaaaaaaaaaaaaaaaaaagacacgtGGAAAAACAAAGGTGTGCCAATAAATGCAACATGTGCCTAAAATGTTTACATCCAAGGCAGATAGCAAAAAAAAGGTAACCATTACAAAATTTTGTCAAGTTTTTACTGGTTAAAATAGAAATTCcattggttttaatggtaactgtaatggtgcctgtgTTAATCTCTACTGACAGTTGGTCAACTTCTAATGGTGACTTGGTAAAACCAATAAATTCTagtggaatatgtcccaaaaaacAGTACAGGAAACCATTTGATGTGATAATTTCTGATTTCTGTGatggttgttttgtttttgtttttttaggagAGAGGATAGGCCTAAtttgtgatttggtcttagtgacttacgAGTCCTCTTCAATACTCCTAATGTTTCCCAGATTTAGGAGATAGCTTTAccgctaaaatgctttgtgaaatactcttagaacaaaaatttaggagtcctaaatttaggactgacacgcccattatttttaagattttctcctaaatcgctgAGTtaagagctacttttagccttaaaggaacactccactttttttggaaataggttcattctccaactccccccgagttaataagttgagttttaccgttttgaaatccattcagccgttctcctgttctggcgatatcacttttagcatagcttagcatagatcattgaatcctattagaccaatagcatcacgttcaaaaatgaccaacgagtttcgatatttgtcctatttaaaacttgactcttctgtagttatatcgtgtactaagaccggtggaaatgcaaagcttcaattttctaggctgataagattaggaactacactcccagtaataccacgcagcacatgtgcaaatgctaaactagctgggaactcatttctgataatactgctcctgcttcggccatattacggcagcaaacttccttgactattacgccggaatggaagtgtagttcctaatcgtatcagcctagaaactcgcagctttacatttccaccggtcttagtacacgatataactacagaagagtcaagttttaaatacaacaaatatggaaactcgttggtcatttttgaacgcgatgctattggtctaataggattcaatgatctatgctaagctatgctaaaagtgatatcgcctgAACAGGAGAAcatctgaatggatttcaaaacggtaaaaatcaacttattaattcggggggagttggagaatgagcctatttccaaaaaaagtggagcgttcctttaagatgttttgtgaatacgggccctggggccgtatgtataaaacttctaaAAAATGCTCTTAAGAGTAGTCGTAAACTTtgacttaaaggtccactgaagtgccttgaaacacgcagcgttcttctatgtggtgacgtacttttaactgaaacaaaaacaaatcgcccagccccgcccacttattttgaacagccaataacgttccattaatatccgctcgggccagagccgttgagcttggtaaagccgcatttgtaagcttatgacagccacagactaataaattaccccacagactCAATAttaaactcttgctaaaacgaaatagtgatcataatcatgctgaggttGTGTAGTTtacatgccgaccgcacatatgagcgcatatgatctgctctgtgtattgcgtctctgagtagggggcgggacactacggactctagagagcatttgattggacagaacgtttgatgagaaactgaagtgcacggtgatatcatccaaatccttgactcatattggcggaagtgacgagactgtaagttttgaatgcccatatctcgtaaacgcgaattttgtcgttgttttgaagcacactagcatatagataatcttaaggctaatatattcatactaaaagccaaaaaattttaattttgatttcagggggactttaagtgtcaaaaaattcttagtaagaagtaggacttttttaagagtaggacacttttataaagaatctaaaagcaactttcagtaaagtttgagactGATTGTTAAGTTCTGACTTGGGAGAATGAATATCTAAAAGCCCAACAATGCAGGAAATAAGGAGAGGGTTGCATCTTCAGTTTCAGGtttttgtattacatcacacagtggtgtgtgaattcatgacagtgttgataaagcacaactccttcacaccttcagcactcatGCATCCCAATATTAGAGCCTTACTGAGTGTCATTGTGAGAACCAGGCAAttctcactgtactcctcctctagcaaATCCATAACATTTTGGATGCTGTTAGAGCCAAAATGATTGACctggggccgtatgtataaaacttctaagaaatgctcttaagagtagtcttaaactttaacttaagtgtcaaaaaaatcttagtaagaagtaggactttttttaagagtaggagacttttataaagaatctaaaagcaactttcagtaaagtttgagactgattcttaagttctgacttaagtgttgtaaattaaggactacaatgattgaaacacaaaatggccgcccttgacctctgaatcagccaatagtgagcctgctcatgtgagtcacagcagcacaacaccaATTATTTGATGGGACTACAATACAATCATTTAATTAAgacactatttaatatttcagtgtatttaaacaaaagctttgcattgtggaaaattatcacaaattattattaatgctttgaaatccatgtctcctcatttacagttggagcaatgatgtgaacagctccaagaactcaaagaaagtttcttgttttgcagcatggtttgacggtcagttggaaagtcaataaactgcctttaagttgtggccaagagagagaaaaaagtgttactgattttgtaagcatattgcatatttgcttggagtcaattgttttacttttatttttttgataataatgcagtaaaatgtgtcatattttttggcattgctgtcctacaaagaaattatgaacacatgcaaaaacaagagaggaccaacacaaaattaataactgattatgttgtattcaatgtcaatgttgacagtttagtgattttgtcactagatttgttgacgtccttcccccttttgagactttgagactaaaccttatttagattacaacactctcccactgatatatttatattatatagatcagtgaactcaccattatgtcctcatcctcatcagctacattgtgtgactgttttaactactttcaattgaaagcagttagcaacattgatcagtgtttttttcatattttgatggtttaagtgaaatgtgaggtcattaaaaccctccacacatcacttttggtcactgatgtgtttggtgaggttagtgttacaatatttaagaccctgcttactgggtcatcaccagtgctttgctgcatttttacaatctttcaaattttccagtgaaaataaataaacaaacatattattgcagctagagcattgatttgtagagtggattaagttattatgcttattacttggtcaattaagaatgcttgatggtcacgattgtatcattttatcaactccatatcatcatataactccaatatgtcatatgcgtattgtaaagtgtgtgtttcctcctttttgctgccattgtgttactcctaactaggttaggagacctctccaactctcttaaataatttaggagctgagacctagtcttaacacttaagAACCTTTATAAATCACACTTAATCTTAAGTCcagaaataagagtaaaattacgtcactcttagaattttgaaacacttaagactaaaatttgactctgagaagctttatacatacggcccctggTCTCATGAGACCAAAGTATGGATTCCCGGAAGTCTATATTTTGCAAATATGGGCCTTGGAAAAGGTTCAATGAGTTCATTGTTCTTTGGCTATAGTGGGGTAGTTCTGGTGTGGATAAACaaccatgcatgtcacttctgcagACTGCATCTTACTCTGTGATTAAAGTGTCACTCTTTTTATAGATTTGCATACTCTGAGACACTTTCTTAGAGTTTCTTTTGCTCTTTTTCTAGCAAAAACTCACTCATCACTAAATAAAAGCTTAAAGTAAAGACATAATTATTTTATctacatttttttccattttctctGTTACTTTCACTacattttcacacttaaaacaataattttgtaTTCCTCTTGTCCTCTTGTATGCTTAGAAATACATATCTTGACAGTTCTCTCTCAAGTAGTTTGATTTAGTGGGCTATATAACACTTTTAATTGTCAAGAAATGTCTTTTCTTTAACAGTTTTGGTTCAACATACTTACCTGTTGATCAAAACTTGCCTTAAACTTACACCAgaaatttttatagttttatttagcacttTCAGGAGGGTATACTAATTTTTCCAACACTGCATTTTATCACTTCTGATAAACTagcatttgtgcttcattttttttattgctaaagagtgttgaactttatTTTCCTATGTGCTACAGTACAAACAAGCAAACAGCCTGCCTAGacttaaaaagtaacgcaaaagtaacttaacacattactttccattaaaaaaagtaactaagaaaCGTAATTAGTCACTTTTTAATAGTGCTATTTTATTGCAttactttaaaagtaactttccccaacactgatggtTTACAACATTTTTCTGTGGTGTGACAAACTCAGAACCCATAGTCAATATTGCTTTACACAGACTATCTGTGAGTAGCAGACAATTACCTTACAATAATTATAAATATGATATGataatatactgtcattaaaagGTTTAGGGTCAGTACAATtacaaaaaacacaaattaagtaaCATTAATgacattacttaataaataacattacaaaaaaaaattctcaaaatatatgctgttattttgaaccttctgttcatGAAAATGAAAACGTTcacagtttccattaaaatatcaagcagcacaacagttttcagcATTGTTTCTTAAGTgtcaaatgagcatattagaataatataatgataaataaaatgtaaatatgaaaataaatgtagcaTTAGAGACATATAAAACTTTTATAACATGACCAGAAAGTTCCTAATACAACCCAGTCATATGAAAGTGCTGAACTGACCTGAGGGGGGAAGTTGTGTGTGTACGGTCAGACGTCAGGTAGCGGTCAGGGAATCCAGGCCCCTAACAGTTGCACTGCTGCTTGGCCTGTGCAGCAGAGCCCCGGGGCTGTCTGAGCTGCCGCAGGGACGCGTCGCCATACTGGATCCCAGAACCCATCCGCTCCGGATCCAACTCACCTGTATGAGCACATCGAAAACGTGAAGAAATCAATTACATTTGATACATTCCTACGGTTTTTAAATTATCAACATGatcaaaactgctgaaaaacctGTTTTGCACACCTGCTACATGCCTACTGTCATCTGACTAAACATTTATACTTTTTTAGCAAGTAAACAGCCTTTTAGAATCATTCTAAAATGTTTTTGCTCTGAAATCTTTACAAGTTTATTCaagtaatatttcaagatgaacactttctggagttaagcAGCTTAGGTTTACTTGATTATACATacatcatattttttatttacattaaacTGTGAATATCAAATATGATTCATCTGGGGCCTTGTCATTTATTTgctcatctctcaatcatcattgtattgcattgcCCCCACAATAAAAACTACTTTGAACTAGTGATCATAAAACGGAGCATTTAAATATCACctgaaaatttattttattatgcatttGTTTCTAAAGGTTCAATAAATTGCTTCAAAAATGTGATATTTCTTACTTTTATTTAATGTCAGGCTTTACAGTGTTAAACGTTATTTCCTTCGCTATTATGGTTGAACTGAAGCTTTACAAAAGCATTTAGGCTCTTTTTGTCAAATAGCAGTAAACTAATACCACAATATCTTGGCAGTGTGTTTTTTCTTACCCGACTCAATCTTGGTGAGGATGGAGCGAGCACATTTGAGAAAGGCTTCCTCAACGTTCTCCCCGGTTAAAGCACTCGTCTCCAAAAACATCAGCTCTGAGAGAGGAGAGAGTCAGGCTAACGCATCAAAATCAATCATCTGCTCACACTGCAAATGCTTTAATGTTGTAAAGGTCCATATGGACACCTGTTATCAGCTTCGCTAAGCGTCAGTTTCATGAGGGTGCTTTAGTGTGAAGAGCATCATCAGCAAGAACCAACTTATGGTCTTTAGCCATGTCTACAGCACTCCTGTGACCAATACAGAAGAGCTTTTAAATGAGCCGCTCATAAAAACCCCGCTGCTCTAACAACAGAAAAGAAGAGAAGCTCTTTCTGCACCGGCACACAAGAATACAGATCTATCTAGATGTATGGCAAACAGGTGCCAGAAGCAAAAGAAAATTGATGTTGTGTCACACTGTTAGGCAgaaataggcaaaaaaaaaaagaagtcattTTACACTATAGCTACAAATGCAGTATCCCTAAAGAGCAGCTCTAACCGTTCTCCTGGGCAAAACGAGACGCCTCTAAGAACGTGACCTCACGGTCCGCATCTAGATCCTTCTTATTCCCGCACAGGATGATGACGATGTTGGGGCTGGCCAGTGTCCGTGCATCCGTCAACCAGTTAGTCAGAGCATTGTAGGTCTCCCGACTAGACAAAGAGATGTAGACAAAGTCAAATTAATTTGTATGTTGCTTTTCACAGTACACAGTTTCAAATCATGAAGCATGCATACCAAAAAGCCTGTCAAACTTGCACAAATACAGTCAAAAAACACAAaggtttacatataaacacagtcggttgtgtctaaagtgaaagtaaacagctgaGAGAAAAACAGATGTGTGCCGGTATATTTGATGAATGcaggtcttaaagtgacagcagcagACTAATAGTACTAAACATGCAGCAGcttgtcattaaagggatagttcaccgaaaaattaaatctgtcattCTTATATTGTCccaaacctgtattaatttttttcttgtgctaaacACAAAGGAAGAGactttgaagaatgtgggtaaccaaacagttgctggtccccaaaATAACATgttcaacagaaaaaagaaactcattcaggtttactgttaaatattccttaaaaataatgttttaataatatttttattagtagtagtataacTAAATTACATTAACTAACCAACTTTCATTTTGACAGGTTGTTGTAAAGACCTTTACATTTTTCTGTTTATATGGTATGACGATAGTTTTCTTTTCTCTAAAGAAActttaaaatgctcatgaagtgactctcagagcaattCTACAGAGTGTGTCAATATGTTcctgtactcatatattgaggcagcaGAGCCTAAAAACACTATGAGCGTCACGCACGCTTCAGCATGTGTATAGTAAACAACATTCATTCACACAAAGGCACGCAAAACATGCAGGATtcgtatttaaatagtattttgtggcttaatatttacagacacAAGTCCATATCATGTTTTGACTTAAACGGGTCAtatgctaaaaagagcattattttgtgtatttgatgtgATGCGGTTTGAGGTTGAAAAACATATTATTTCCACATAAtgtacattattttttaattggcctttctgaaacgcttagatttttacaaaactcatcgttaaTGGAAAgcaaggtgttctctgattggccagctatccggtgcattgtgattgCCCAAACACCTCAAGCATGTGAAGGAAATGCCCCTCATCACGTTGTAATGACGTTTCTCGGCATGCTGAGACAGAAACAGTAAAACCCATTTTaaaacgaggcatttgttgcatccagtggggacataactactgactGTAATGACTCATACTGTTGCGTtgcataaacataacaccatgtctgcatttgcgatcgtagaacgagaaacaacaagcactactctacactgctcaaaacttgcctttgaaaacgtacttacaggctgtgagtcagaagcCCAGACTGGCCTTGCAatgttggaattgccccactttttagccttaaccctttgtgtacagctggcattgtaagctgctctcccaggttcaggaaacagcatagcacccactcgaatatttgcattgtactgttccggaacagtgttgtaaatgcaacctaaccactgatttctagttgtgtcctcatttggaaggccaaacaatgCACTTTCGCTtttgcaatgaaacacactgcatcTCCACAACAGGATGCAACAATACTATAGCCGCTgaaagttacgccttctttctttccatatacagtcgtggccaaaagttgagaatgacacaaatattagttttcacaaagtttgctgctaaactgcttttagatctttgtttcagttgtttctgtgatgtactgaaatataattacaagcacttcatacgattcaaaggcttttatcgacaattacatgacatttatgcaaagagtcagtatttgcagtgttggcccttcttgttcaggacctctgcaattcgactgggcatgctctcaatcaacttctgggccaaatcctgactgatagcaacccattctttcataatcacttcttggagtttgttagaattagtgggtttttgtttgtccacccgcctcttgaggattgaccacaagttctcaatgggattaagatctggggagtttccaggccatggacccaaaatttcaacgttttggtcacTTTTGctttatggcacggtgctccatcgtgctggaaaatgcattgttcttcaccaaactgatgttggattgttggaagaagtcgctgttggagggtgttttggtaccattctttattcatggctgtgtttttgggcaaaattgtgagtgagcccactcccttggatgagaagcaaccccacacatgaatggtctcaggatgctttactgttggcatgacacaggactgatggtagcgctcaccttttcttctccggacaagcctttttccagatgccccaaacaatccgaaagaggcttcatctgagaatatgactttgccccagtcctaagcagtccattcgccatactttttgcagaagatcaatctatccctgatgttttttttggagagaagtggcttctttgctgcctttcttgacaccaggccatcttccaaaagtcttggcctcactgtgcgtgcagatgcgctcacacctgcctgctgccattcctgagcaagctctgcactggtggcactccgatcccgcagctgaatcctctttaggagacgatcctggcgcttgctggactttcttgggacaccctgaagccttcttaacaagaatttaacctctttccttgaagttcttgatgatcctataaattgttgatttaggtgcaatcttagtagccacaatatccttgcctgtgaagccatttttatgcaacgcaatgatggctgcacgcgtttctttgcaggtcaccatggttaacaatggaagaacaatgatttcaagcatcaccctccttttaacatgtcaagtctgccattctaacccaatcagcctgacataatgatctctagccttgtgctcgtcaacattctcacctgagttaacaagacgattactgacatgatctcagcaggtcctttaatgacagcaatgaaatgcagtggaaagtttttttcgggattaagttaattttcatggcaaagaaggactatgcaattcatctgatca encodes the following:
- the LOC141284798 gene encoding ras-related protein Rab-4B-like, which encodes SDFLFKFLVIGSAGTGKSCLLHQFIENKFKQDSNHTIGVEFGSRVVNVGGKTVKLQIWDTAGQERFRSVTRSYYRGAAGALLVYDITSRETYNALTNWLTDARTLASPNIVIILCGNKKDLDADREVTFLEASRFAQENELMFLETSALTGENVEEAFLKCARSILTKIESGELDPERMGSGIQYGDASLRQLRQPRGSAAQAKQQCNC